The genomic stretch TGTTAGTTGAATTTTCGTTTGCCTTGAAAAGCTCAAGTCATGTTCTTGGCATTCTTTCTTGATTAAATGACAATTACAATAGTAAATTAATTATTAATCCTCGTAAAACAGTAAGATTTAGGCATGAAAAGAATGAAGTCCAACAACCAACATTACTGATATAATACAGTACAAGTTTTGGTTGATTGCAGTTCACTTAGAATATTATTGATCATATAACTATTAGTGTTTTAGACTTAAATCAATTTGTTCATTAATTTATAATGGAGATTAGTCGAGATCAGAATGATATCGAGGATATATCGCCAGTAAAAATGGGCTCAATGCATATTGCAGGAAGTAATGGTTTTGGTCATAATATCGAGTTTATGTCTCAAGCCTACCTTAGGAATAGGAGTTCTGAAATCAATATTGTCGATGATACATCGCCTTCAATTGAACGCCCGCTTCCCATATTTCTTAAAGTATTAATCCCATTTATAAATTTATTTGTTTCTATTTAGTTTATAATAATTCATCATTAATGTATCTGTACATTTGTTTCTGTTTAGTTTGAAGATGTTCAGTATAAGGTGAGAAACAGTCAGGATTCGACAGTGAAGGCGGTAGTGTCAAAGGTGGCCTCTCAGCTCAACACCGAGAATAATGGTCATTATAAGCACATATTGAAGGGTATAACAGGAAGCGTTAGCCCTGGTGAAATCCTCGCGCTTATGGGTCCTTCTGGTAGCGGAAAAACAACCTTACTTAAGATCATTGGTGGAAGACTGCAGGATAATGTCACAGGAACTGTTACTTATAATAACATTCCTTACTGTGCTGCTCTTAAGAGAAGGTTCGATCACGACCCTACAAATTACGATCAGAAACATTAGTATTATTCCTTACAGAACAATTTTCTTTTAACAGGATTGGGTTTGTGACTCAAGATGATGTGCTATTTCCGCAACTGACAGTTGAAGAAACGCTGGTTTTCGCTGCATACTTAAGGCTTCCGAACAGTATAAGCATGAAACAGAAATACCAGCGGGTTGTAATGATTATTGAAGAGCTAGGACTCGAAAGGTTTTCCTGTTTTAAGTTTAATAACAAATCTGATAtatataagttcaattcagaaaataaataatgatttttttaCTGATATGTTCTGCGCAATTTATGACAGATGCCGTCACACAAGAGTTGGAGGAGGGCTGATACGAGGAATATCCGGTGGAGAAAGAAAAAGAACTAGCATTGGTAATGAGATCTTGGTTGAACCTTCTCTATTGTTACTCGACGAACCTACTTCCGGCTTAGATTCAACTTCCGCCAATCGCCTTGTTCAAATTCTTCAAGGTCTTGCTAAGGTTCTATTTCTTACCAACCAAATAATGCTACATTTTTTTTTCTGAAAATTAATCTGTCCAGTACTGATAATTattaggaataaatataatagttggacCTCAACCATCACGGTAATGGTTGATGCCCaactattattatatttattcctattaattaaataggaatAAATATAATGGTGGAACCTCCCCCattatatttattcctattaataattaaatttttaCTAAATTTTACATGTCATTGATGAAATTATACAGGCAGGAAGAACGATAATCACGACAATTCACCAACCTTCAAGCAGAATGTTTCACATGTTCGACAAAATCCTGCTGATATCAGAAGGGATACCAGTATACTATGGCAAAGCTAGGGAGGCAATGACTTACTTCTCGTCATTAAGGTTTAATCCTGAGATACCAATGAATCCAGCCGAGTTCTTACTAGATTTGGCAACCGGACAGATCAATGACATTAGTATCCCTGACGACTGCAGTAGAAGCAACGGCTCCCCTGCTTCCGAAAAGGACATTCTTAAGGTATGAACCCGATACTCAAACTTTATGTCGAATATTGAAATCCATTTACATTCTAGTTCGTAAAATGATTCGCTCTTTTTGTGTCGTTGTTGGGATAGTACATACAATTGAAGTACAAAATTCAGCTGGAGCCTAAAGAAAAGGAGCTTCATCGATGCACGAACGTACCTGAGCGTTTACAGTTAGCCATTCAAGTTAAAAAGGATTGGTCTATGACTTGGGGCGATCAATTCTGTATCTTGTTCAAACGGACATTTAAAGAACGATGGAGGGATTATTTCGACAAGCTCCGGTTACTTCAGTCTCTAGGAGTCGCGTTGTTATTAGGCCTTCTTTGGTGGAAATCCAAGAATGGAACCGAGGCTCAGCTCCGAGATCAGGTATATATTGCATCTACAGTTTTTTTTCCTTTCATTCATTGCTATGCAGTATGCAAAGGGAGTTACTAGGGCGATTTTAACAATAGTAGTTAACTAGTTATCTTGACAACTCATTTTGGGTACTCAAACTGTACACATGCAGTCGAGACTGAgtaacatatccaaaaactatttttttttttgcttaaatGGGGTCAAAACCCAAACTAATTAACAAAATGGAGCTAATATCAAACtatttaccaaaaatgggtcAACGTTACAGACTCACAGCGAATTTCCAAAAATAGTAAGGAAGCCGTTGACTTGCTATAAATAGTAAAAAAAAGTTTGCTCAGAATAGGAATGTTTCACCTTAAAATGAACTGTTTACCAAAAATGGGTAAACGTCACACTCACAGCGAATTTCCAAAAATCGTAAGGAAGTCGTCGTACCAGACAGTGACTTACtataaatagtaaaaaaaaaggTTTGCTAGAATACGAACATTTCACCTTAAAATGAACTGTTTCTGATTTGCAGATAGGATTGATGTTCTACATTTGCATATTTTGGACATCCTCGTCGATCTTTGGAGCAGTATATGTATTCCCATTCGAGAAGATATACTTGGTGAAGGAACGGAAAGCCGACATGTACAGACTAAGTGTTTACTATGTATGTAGCACATTATGTGACATGTTAGCTCATATTCTGTACCCTACTCTCTTCATGGCTATCATATATTTCATGGCCGACTTTAAAAGAACCGTCGAGtgcttcttcctaactcttttcGCCACCCTAATCATCGCCATTACAAGCCAAGTAAGCTCGCTCCTTAGCTTCACCCCTTATACGACAAAGAACTAATCCGATCTTTttgtgttttgtaattaattaattcatgTATTCTTCTTAATTAGGGAGCTGGAGAGTTATTTGGAGCTGCTGTTTTGAGTATTAAGAGGTCGGGAATGTTTGCCTCGCTAATACTCATGTTGTTTCTTCTAACCGGAGGATATTATGTTCAGGTAACGTAACTtactaataggaatatttataatagttgggcctcaaccatcaccttaaggttttggttgagttggttcatctatcatggtatcagagccaaactcctcaaaaactcgaagtggtCTGTGACGGAACTAGGGGCTAACAAGGGCGGTTGCAACCTCGACATATCAATTGTCCCAATACATTCTACTTGACTAACTTCTAAAGTTAGAGTTAGTCtttcttaagacgattttaactTTAGACGAGAGAAAGTCATcattttatattaaaaagtggccatttaattacaaaaaaaaaaaaaaaaaaaaaaaaaagtggtcaTTTAGTTACAAAAGTCATAACTAGAATTCTCACTTTCTAATAATAAACTGATGgtaattttttattaaaaaatgtTCACATTTTATCGTACTGGTCACATTTTATCCATCTTAATTTCAGATGGATTTAGCTATCTGAAATGAGAATTTGCGTTAAACTATATTTGTTTATTTTGTAAACAGCATATACCAAAGTTCATGAGATGGTTGAAGTACATATCCTTCATGTACTATGGATTCAGATTACTTCTAAAGGTGCAGTACTCGGGAGACCAATTATACGACTGCGAAAGCAAAGGAGGGTGTCGGCCTTTGCAGAGCTCACCCTCGTTCGACACTGTGAACTTGGACGGTGGCTTGCAAGAAGTTTGGATACTTCTAGCCATGGCTGTTGGCTACCGGTTGTGTGCCTATGCTTGCCTACGAAAAAGGATCAACAATTGCCATCTTTGATTATATTTGATCTTAttacttatatttttttttttgttaggtCTATAATTTGGGCACACTTCTTTTCTTTTGTGGTTACGAGTGGCATGTTGCGTGCTAGCGTGAATACTAAAAGGATAATATAATTGGGATGAAGAGAGTACGACTATATGAGTACTATATACTCGATTTATTCCCCATGAGTGAAACTTTTTAGGTCATGACAAATAGTAAAATCTAAGTGATCTTGTATTGGTATGTTGTCATTCTTAAACCAAAGGACAAAACATTCCTGCATGACAATTGCTGTTTTTCTATGAAAAGTTCTTTCTGGATGAAGCTCTCGGAATTATCTAATTCCGAGGACATATTCGTCTTAGGTGATTGGTCTCGACTTTTTTGGACTGAATAATGTTTTGGTATGTTCGTAAAAAATCATAAATGTTATTCCGTAAGTACTATTTTTGAAAAAGAAGTAAATGTTAAATACTGAGTAAGTACAGAGGAAAAACTTATTGAAAGACGGTTTCTTATAAAATTTGTATAAACACAAACTACCTGCTCTGACATAAGATTAtcatatactacatataaattcCAACAAAGGAAATGATGTAAATTTTACCAATCTAGTGACAGAAATTTGTCACATTCTAGTTGGAACATACTTTGTCTGATGTCGATATTTATTTTTTGTAagcggtattttaatcaaaggtaaacaaatgagtgGGACGCAGGAGTACAATATAACATGCTACAAATTTCAGCACACCTCACAGAAAAGCCTAAAAATGTGTTCAGTTAGTTGCTCTTTAAATGATGAGTGTAACACTAAGTCCCCAAGTAGTCTACCTTGGAAAGAGATGTTTCGGTCTGCGTCTTTTCGGATGCCTAAGTCTGATCCTTTCTCAGTGACAGAAGATTATAGTCTGGCTGAAGAGCCACAAGCAGCATGGCAGAGTACATCCTCTGAGGTACAGTCACTTATGGTTGTTACAttattgattgattttttttttttttttttgacagttgGATAATTATTGATTGATTATGTAGAGTTTCTTttcatttgattttttttgtttgaaaatggagTCGCGGAAGTTGTTTTACTATTTGTAGGTTTTGTTACTGAAGGGTTTTGAACTCAGGTCATGAGTCTCGTAAGAATTTAATTAATCATGACCTTGCTTTGAAGTTTAACAATGTTATATTTAGTCTCATGATAGAATTCTGTGTGCTGTGTAATAATCCAAAAATAATTTGGAGTCGACTAACAGTTACTTTCGATAACAATGCCTTGCAGACAAGAGGAGGATTCCGCTCTTTATCACCAGACCATGATCCTCACTTCAATATCAACCTTGGTTCAGCCACTTCCCCTACTCGTCTGTCGCAAAAAACGTTTCAAACTGCTTCTGACGATGCCAAAAACATAACAGAATGCTCGGAAATTGGAAAAATTGACTCTAACGAGAAACTTTCTCCTAGTCACAACACTTGGATGTTGATAGCAGCCTATGTTACCTTAGCTCAAGCATTGCTAGCAGTTGTCATAGTGTTACTCCATGGAGTTTGGCAATTACTTGACGAATATCTTCATGCGATTCTATGGGCAGTCTTATGTTCAATCCCTCTAAGAGGAATCCAAGACGCACTTGTCGAGTTCTGGTCTGAGCCACTTAGACAAGGACTGACTAGTACATTCTTGGCCGTTCCTGTGGCTATTTTAAGGGCATTTGCTGATACAATCATAGATGCCCGCGATGTTTTTTCTTGGGTTGTATATGGGGAGAAGTTGGAAGAAACTGTCGTAAGGCCTGAGAAAAACGGGTTCTTAAGATTGGTTCGAAGACTTGTTTCCtttagtctctttgtgtttgcttaTGAACAGATTGGAAGATTTGGAGCTGTAACTCTGTTAGGGTTTGGGTTCGGGTTCATGTTTATCTCAAACCTGTCCCCTTCAACTATATCAGCTGTTTCGACATTGAGAAGCGACAGTTTCCGGCTAAAGAGAAGGAACAATAGATTAACTCTTAATAAGATTGGTGAAATTATAAGTCAGTGGATACTATCCAGGCTTAAAACCATCCTGGCAATCGGGTTAATTGTCGGAATGATCATAGGAAGTCTTTCTGGTCTAGTTTTCTTCTCTTACCATATCGGTTCTGAGGGAAAAGACGCGATAGTATCCTTAAAATCTCGCATTCAGTACAATGATTTAACAGAAAAGGTCGGAATCAAAAGATGGATCAGTGAAGATGAAGCTATGGAACTGATGGATTGGTATACAACCGAATGCTACGAGACATTATTACAACAAATTGACATTTTCGCAGACAAGTACAACTTATCCGAACTCATTGAAATAGTCAAGCAATTTGTGATCACGAATACTTCAGAAACAAAATACACCTTTCGACTAAAAAATCTAATGGAAAAACCGGTTCTTGATAAAGCAAAATGCTTCGCGACTCAAGGAATGATCCTGTCATTCCGAGTATTGGCAAGTAGCAAGCTCATATTAGATATCATGGTCTCAGGAATTGCAGGAGTAATGCAATTTTTCCTGCAATTAACTGTTTTTTTCGGGGTTTTATACTACCTTCTTACATCAGACTTCCGTGAGGTGACCGAGAAAGTCATGAAGGCTCTCCCAGTCAAAAACCCGGTCAAGAAACGATGTGTCGAGGCTCTGAACAATGCAATTTCAGGGGTGCTTTTAACCACAGTGGAAATAGCATTCTTTCAGGGGTGTTTTACTTGGTTACACTGCAGGCTTTTTTCGGTGCACTTTGTTTATATGTCAACTATGCTGTCCTTCATCAGTCCTTTGTTTCCTATATTCCCGGCTTGGTTTCCGTCTTTGCCAGGAGCTGTGGAGTTAGTATTGAATGGGAAATATGTGTTGGGGATTTGCTTTTTTGTAACTCATGTTGTGGTAATGGATTATGGAGCTTCTGAAATTGCAGAGTTTGTTCCGGGATATAGTGCTTATCTTACTGGTGTTAGCATCATTGGAGGAATGACATTATTTCCTTCAGCACTGGAGGTAATTCTACGCGCTTCATGATTTATTTTAACGGAAATTCTTAAATAAGATCGTTTTATAGAAAATTTTGTTAAATGTTCGCGTTTAATACCTTAGGGAATAATGTAATTTCTTTTCTGTCGTCCAGGGAGCAATAATGGGGCCTCTGATTACTACAGTCGTGATCGCCCTAAAAGATTTGTATACCGAGTTTGTTTTAAATGAATCAAAGGAACATAACGCGTAAGAACTGCCTTGCTTTGGTCCTGATATCGGAATCACCATAAAAAATGCTTCTAGTTATCAATTTTCCGGTTAACAAGCAAGGACTTCAACCGCGGGTGCTAATGGTGAATCTTAATTGCAATTAGTCTTCTGTAAGGCGGTTTTATGCTAATATAATGCAAACCAGATCAGGTTACCTAGAAATCTAGAATATGACACATGGATGTTAAAAAGTACCCGTAGTTATCAAATGATCTGTTTCACAATATACTTGTATAAAACCGCTTTTATATATTTGTGTTTTAGTTTCACTTACTATAATGATTGATCCattcaaccaaatcaaaaccCAAATACTAACTACTTTCTTAACCTCAATTTCTTCCATACTTACTATGCACTTAGTTATGTAGTTGTTGGAAGAACAAAACCAATAGCTTTCTAGTCTTAATCTCttaaattaatattaatatttgtcAGGCCAacaattgtttattttattattatgcattatttatttatttatttatttatttatttatgtcaATTTTCTGATGAAATCTTACCAATTCCTCTAATAAGTAGTGGTAGAACATAACTTCTAAACTTGTCTTCATGTCAAAGTAAAGAGGTGTTGGGTTGTTGGTCACCATCTAAAACCCAACTTCACCTTCCTATCTTATACCTCAAACATCGTTCCCCCTTCAACTTACGTTCAAAAACTCGATATATAAAATACAACATACAAATTGTCATCAACTCAATCCTTGAAaagtctcattttttttttttaatataaataATGACTTTGTGTTTGTCGAACGATGTATCATTCTCGACAATAAGGCAATTTCACAGTGATGTTCGacatgaagatgaagaagaaagacGGGCATTTACGAGTAATACGACAAGTGATCGACGACAAGCTGAGCAAGGGTCAATGTTGGTAAGAATGGCAATGAGGGTGTCAAGGGCAAAATGGTTTACATTCCTTAGAAGAATATTTCATTATCAAAACGGGTCGAATTCTCCTCTTGGACCAAACCCGTTTAACTCGAGTAGTTGGATGATTATGGAATTTTTAACACTTGTGTCACAAATTTGTGTAACGTTGATCGTTCTTTCCGTCTCTAAGGCGGAAAGACCCGTTTGGCCTATGAGGTTATGGGTTATCGGGTACGATTTAGGTTGTGTTATGAGCCTTCTTATGCTTTATTGGAGATATGTACATTACCATATTAGGCAAAGAGAAAATGGAATTAGCCTTAATAATTTGGAACAACAATGCACCACCGACGACTCGAGGTAATATTCATACTAATAATTATACTACATTTTCGTAAGTACTTAATTTTATCGACTCAAGAATATAAGTCGTTAATTCCTTATTATATATGTACGTATTTGCATGTAAACAATGTTACCACCAGGTGACAGTATCTTAATATTCATAATTATACTACATTTTCGTAAGTACTTAATTTGATTGACTCGAGAATATAAGTCGTTAAGTCCTATTACATGTACGTATTTACATATAAACAATATTACCACCAGGTGACAGTATCTCATAATCTCGGGTTTAATTTGGATGCATGTTTGTTTTGAGCAGGAATTTGGAGTTGGTGAGCAAATGCAAGGCATCATTAGACTTATTTTTCGCAATGTGGTTTGTGGTGGGCAATGTATGGGTATTCGACACTCGATTCGGATCCTTTAATGGAGCTCCAAAGTTGAACATCCTATGCATTTTAATCTTAGTTTGGAATGCCATAACTTATTCATTCCCTTTTTTGCTTTTTATACTACTTTGCATTTTTGTGCCATTAATTAGTGGATTAATTGGATATAATATGAGTTTGGGTTCAGCTGAAAAAGGAGCATCACATGATCAAATCTCTAAGTTAATTTGTTGGAGGTTTAAAGATGTTGATGGTGGTTTAGAGGGTGGTAATTCCTCCTTTGCTATTGACAATCCGGTATGTCATTTCTTTCCCGGCGGTTAGTCTCTTGTAAAAccgtttacaaaaaaaaaaaaaaaaaaaaaaaaaaaaaaaaagatcatatTAGTTTAGATGAGAAATCGAAACCTAAATGGCTAAGTAACAACTTCGCGGTATATTTTCCATTTTTAAATATCACAATGGTTTTTCTaaaatttcttttataaaaaacgTACTTGTTGATTTGACTTATTAAAAGAAAAAACCCGTCGTTGCATGCAAAATTACAGCaagaggattatacatctgatgtattacctctaattctatagtttctgagcattataataaagtttttgagttttgttttaaagtttctgagtttcacTATGAAGTTTCTGAATTtttcacttaaacattaagctctaaaaaattacaataaaactcaaaaatattacacataagtttagttaaattttagttttgacggaaaaatattaaaatctagtaacttataaactttaatatgctcaaaaaaatacacatatgctcaaaaacaaataaaatttgagataataagctcaaaaaaaatacatatatgctcaaaaaacaaaaaagttggaggtagtttatccgatgtatgttcctttttctcgcaAAATTAGCTTATAAGATAAGTACATTTTAATCGGGAATTTAaaatagggttatttcataacaataatccatcttatTGGTGGTCTTCAATAATCACTCTATCCTATCAATAAtgccaattaaatccaacctaagcaccgtacattctaataacgaaccagctgatattttttgaagtttatgttggaatatttgatagtttttggacaacctagctggtatatgtgaagtttatgtgtaatattttcaaatgatgaatcaagaacttggtttatttgatacacataaacatcacaaAATATCAGCtagttcgttattagaaggtatggtatttaggttggatttaattgagattattgataagatggagtgattattgcagaccaccaatagaATGGATTATTGTTATAAAATAACCCTATAATTTGAGTTGTATGATTTATTATATGGTTTCGAACAAATGTTATTGTATTACTATTAGTAATAGACATATTTGAAATAAACATAATTACAAACAAAGCTTGAACTTAATTTTGCAGGATTGTTGCATATGCCTAACCAAATACAAGGAAAAGGAAGAGATTAGACAATTACCATGTTCTCATATTTTTCACAAAAATTGTGTGGATCAATGGCTTGGGATGATATCATGTTGTCCTTTATGTAAGCAAGGGTTAGAAAGATGAAAGATTATTAATGTCTTTTTTTTTATACCTTTCAAGTTAATTCGGATCCGAGCTGAGTAGAATCTTTGGTTATCGATCTCCATTTTGACACCCTAATTTTTCTAAGGGTAACATATTTGCaaaatatatatgtatatgtacagTCAAAGAATACCAATGTAGTTTATAGTAATATATGTTTCGTGCCCGGTTAAGTATTTTT from Silene latifolia isolate original U9 population chromosome 5, ASM4854445v1, whole genome shotgun sequence encodes the following:
- the LOC141656929 gene encoding ABC transporter G family member 26; the protein is MEISRDQNDIEDISPVKMGSMHIAGSNGFGHNIEFMSQAYLRNRSSEINIVDDTSPSIERPLPIFLKFEDVQYKVRNSQDSTVKAVVSKVASQLNTENNGHYKHILKGITGSVSPGEILALMGPSGSGKTTLLKIIGGRLQDNVTGTVTYNNIPYCAALKRRIGFVTQDDVLFPQLTVEETLVFAAYLRLPNSISMKQKYQRVVMIIEELGLERCRHTRVGGGLIRGISGGERKRTSIGNEILVEPSLLLLDEPTSGLDSTSANRLVQILQGLAKAGRTIITTIHQPSSRMFHMFDKILLISEGIPVYYGKAREAMTYFSSLRFNPEIPMNPAEFLLDLATGQINDISIPDDCSRSNGSPASEKDILKYIQLKYKIQLEPKEKELHRCTNVPERLQLAIQVKKDWSMTWGDQFCILFKRTFKERWRDYFDKLRLLQSLGVALLLGLLWWKSKNGTEAQLRDQIGLMFYICIFWTSSSIFGAVYVFPFEKIYLVKERKADMYRLSVYYVCSTLCDMLAHILYPTLFMAIIYFMADFKRTVECFFLTLFATLIIAITSQGAGELFGAAVLSIKRSGMFASLILMLFLLTGGYYVQHIPKFMRWLKYISFMYYGFRLLLKVQYSGDQLYDCESKGGCRPLQSSPSFDTVNLDGGLQEVWILLAMAVGYRLCAYACLRKRINNCHL
- the LOC141655952 gene encoding uncharacterized protein LOC141655952; this encodes MIEFCVLCNNPKIIWSRLTVTFDNNALQTRGGFRSLSPDHDPHFNINLGSATSPTRLSQKTFQTASDDAKNITECSEIGKIDSNEKLSPSHNTWMLIAAYVTLAQALLAVVIVLLHGVWQLLDEYLHAILWAVLCSIPLRGIQDALVEFWSEPLRQGLTSTFLAVPVAILRAFADTIIDARDVFSWVVYGEKLEETVVRPEKNGFLRLVRRLVSFSLFVFAYEQIGRFGAVTLLGFGFGFMFISNLSPSTISAVSTLRSDSFRLKRRNNRLTLNKIGEIISQWILSRLKTILAIGLIVGMIIGSLSGLVFFSYHIGSEGKDAIVSLKSRIQYNDLTEKVGIKRWISEDEAMELMDWYTTECYETLLQQIDIFADKYNLSELIEIVKQFVITNTSETKYTFRLKNLMEKPVLDKAKCFATQGMILSFRVLASSKLILDIMVSGIAGVMQFFLQLTVFFGVLYYLLTSDFREVTEKVMKALPVKNPVKKRCVEALNNAISGVLLTTVEIAFFQGCFTWLHCRLFSVHFVYMSTMLSFISPLFPIFPAWFPSLPGAVELVLNGKYVLGICFFVTHVVVMDYGASEIAEFVPGYSAYLTGVSIIGGMTLFPSALEGAIMGPLITTVVIALKDLYTEFVLNESKEHNA
- the LOC141656925 gene encoding E3 ubiquitin-protein ligase At1g63170-like, translated to MTLCLSNDVSFSTIRQFHSDVRHEDEEERRAFTSNTTSDRRQAEQGSMLVRMAMRVSRAKWFTFLRRIFHYQNGSNSPLGPNPFNSSSWMIMEFLTLVSQICVTLIVLSVSKAERPVWPMRLWVIGYDLGCVMSLLMLYWRYVHYHIRQRENGISLNNLEQQCTTDDSRNLELVSKCKASLDLFFAMWFVVGNVWVFDTRFGSFNGAPKLNILCILILVWNAITYSFPFLLFILLCIFVPLISGLIGYNMSLGSAEKGASHDQISKLICWRFKDVDGGLEGGNSSFAIDNPDCCICLTKYKEKEEIRQLPCSHIFHKNCVDQWLGMISCCPLCKQGLER